A DNA window from Drosophila virilis strain 15010-1051.87 chromosome 4, Dvir_AGI_RSII-ME, whole genome shotgun sequence contains the following coding sequences:
- the mTTF gene encoding transcription termination factor, mitochondrial isoform X1: MLRNLVRSFECTLNLQRHTQAARLLNRSTTARRALFTQYECESRSKNKQPVLATATARLSSHVTPPSSEADNEYVPYRAEVESGSRLGILSAALRERFRLTEDQVKRIVNDEQVQRSYRNRCLTETLDTLMLEGVSKHSFLEYPWLLVLDLKRLGLKLQLIKSMHVRDINHFVPFLRLTVPRLRKLVSALNAESSELPQKNRVYYISEKLDVSPEIVTKYLSKRLFILEMPYEMFEKNLQHMIHYNVSPINILKDLWAFRYTPKSVELRLERAQRAKKDKIMPWMVRCPEPILQRSLKLSLDELKVLGKFSSVVEYVAHRLGFTVSETKAIMDRHPQVHTVRVTKIKEVLDYLLDEAKFTRFEIAQVPRILCHSLKTTRQRVEELASFGCRPSSLVILCRSRREYAKFLQQWNNQHDSTPPKATDKHQLSREGLRWRKHSIDTKGFTYHVAAAALRFHFNLSNYFQL, from the exons ATGTTGCGCAACCTAGTGCGCAGCTTTGAATGCACGCTCAATCTGCAGCGCCACACTCAAGCAGCACGCCTGCTAAATAGATCAACAACTGCACGCCGTGCACTCTTTACACAATACGAATGCGAGAGTCGCTCGAAAAACAAGCAGCCAGTGTTGGCTACGGCAACGGCCAGGCTTAGTAGCCATGTCACGCCCCCGTCCAGCGAGGCGGACAATGAGTATGTGCCGTATCGTGCGGAGGTGGAATCAGGCAGTCGCCTGGGTATCTTAAGTGCAGCACTACGGGAACGCTTTCGCCTCACGGAAGATCAAGTGAAGCGTATTGTGAACGATGAGCAAGTGCAGCGCAGCTATCGCAATCGCTGCCTAACTGAAACGCTGGACACGCTAATGCTAGAGGGCGTCAGCAAGCACAGTTTCTTGGAATATCCCTGGCTGCTGGTCTTAGATCTGA AACGTCTGGGCCTCAAGCTACAGCTAATTAAATCCATGCATGTGCGCGACATTAACCACTTTGTTCCCTTTCTGCGTCTCACGGTGCCACGCCTGCGCAAGCTGGTAAGCGCTTTGAATGCAGAATCCAGCGAATTACCGCAAAAGAATCGTGTTTACTACATCAGTGAGAAACTGGACGTTAGTCCAGAAATAGTCACCAAATATCTGTCGAAACGACTGTTCATACTGGAAATGCCATATGAAATGTTTGAGAAGAACTTACAGCACATGATACACTACAATGTATCGCCCATCAATATACTAAAAGATCTGTGGGCCTTTCGCTATACGCCCAAATCGGTGGAGCTGCGCTTGGAGCGCGCTCAACGTGCCAAAAAGGATAAAATAATGCCGTGGATGGTGCGTTGCCCGGAACCTATACTGCAACG CTCGCTGAAGCTATCGCTGGACGAGCTGAAAGTCTTGGGCAAATTCTCCTCTGTGGTGGAGTATGTAGCGCATCGTTTGGGCTTTACCGTTAGCGAAACAAAGGCCATTATGGACCGACATCCGCAAGTGCATACAGTACGCGTTACCAAG ATTAAAGAAGTGCTGGACTATTTGCTTGATGAGGCCAAATTTACGCGCTTTGAAATAGCTCAAGTGCCGCGCATTTTATGCCACAGCCTAAAGACAACACGGCAGCGCGTTGAGGAGTTGGCATCGTTTGGCTGTCGACCCTCCTCGCTGGTCATATTGTGCCGCAGCAGGCGGGAATATGCCAAATTTTTGCAACAATGGAACAATCAGCATGACAGTACGCCCCCAAAGGCAACCGATAAACATCAGTTGAGTAG
- the mTTF gene encoding transcription termination factor, mitochondrial isoform X2 yields the protein MLRNLVRSFECTLNLQRHTQAARLLNRSTTARRALFTQYECESRSKNKQPVLATATARLSSHVTPPSSEADNEYVPYRAEVESGSRLGILSAALRERFRLTEDQVKRIVNDEQVQRSYRNRCLTETLDTLMLEGVSKHSFLEYPWLLVLDLKRLGLKLQLIKSMHVRDINHFVPFLRLTVPRLRKLVSALNAESSELPQKNRVYYISEKLDVSPEIVTKYLSKRLFILEMPYEMFEKNLQHMIHYNVSPINILKDLWAFRYTPKSVELRLERAQRAKKDKIMPWMVRCPEPILQRSLKLSLDELKVLGKFSSVVEYVAHRLGFTVSETKAIMDRHPQVHTVRVTKIKEVLDYLLDEAKFTRFEIAQVPRILCHSLKTTRQRVEELASFGCRPSSLVILCRSRREYAKFLQQWNNQHDSTPPKATDKHQLSRCSQLLQIPECSPGGTPPR from the exons ATGTTGCGCAACCTAGTGCGCAGCTTTGAATGCACGCTCAATCTGCAGCGCCACACTCAAGCAGCACGCCTGCTAAATAGATCAACAACTGCACGCCGTGCACTCTTTACACAATACGAATGCGAGAGTCGCTCGAAAAACAAGCAGCCAGTGTTGGCTACGGCAACGGCCAGGCTTAGTAGCCATGTCACGCCCCCGTCCAGCGAGGCGGACAATGAGTATGTGCCGTATCGTGCGGAGGTGGAATCAGGCAGTCGCCTGGGTATCTTAAGTGCAGCACTACGGGAACGCTTTCGCCTCACGGAAGATCAAGTGAAGCGTATTGTGAACGATGAGCAAGTGCAGCGCAGCTATCGCAATCGCTGCCTAACTGAAACGCTGGACACGCTAATGCTAGAGGGCGTCAGCAAGCACAGTTTCTTGGAATATCCCTGGCTGCTGGTCTTAGATCTGA AACGTCTGGGCCTCAAGCTACAGCTAATTAAATCCATGCATGTGCGCGACATTAACCACTTTGTTCCCTTTCTGCGTCTCACGGTGCCACGCCTGCGCAAGCTGGTAAGCGCTTTGAATGCAGAATCCAGCGAATTACCGCAAAAGAATCGTGTTTACTACATCAGTGAGAAACTGGACGTTAGTCCAGAAATAGTCACCAAATATCTGTCGAAACGACTGTTCATACTGGAAATGCCATATGAAATGTTTGAGAAGAACTTACAGCACATGATACACTACAATGTATCGCCCATCAATATACTAAAAGATCTGTGGGCCTTTCGCTATACGCCCAAATCGGTGGAGCTGCGCTTGGAGCGCGCTCAACGTGCCAAAAAGGATAAAATAATGCCGTGGATGGTGCGTTGCCCGGAACCTATACTGCAACG CTCGCTGAAGCTATCGCTGGACGAGCTGAAAGTCTTGGGCAAATTCTCCTCTGTGGTGGAGTATGTAGCGCATCGTTTGGGCTTTACCGTTAGCGAAACAAAGGCCATTATGGACCGACATCCGCAAGTGCATACAGTACGCGTTACCAAG ATTAAAGAAGTGCTGGACTATTTGCTTGATGAGGCCAAATTTACGCGCTTTGAAATAGCTCAAGTGCCGCGCATTTTATGCCACAGCCTAAAGACAACACGGCAGCGCGTTGAGGAGTTGGCATCGTTTGGCTGTCGACCCTCCTCGCTGGTCATATTGTGCCGCAGCAGGCGGGAATATGCCAAATTTTTGCAACAATGGAACAATCAGCATGACAGTACGCCCCCAAAGGCAACCGATAAACATCAGTTGAGTAG
- the mTTF gene encoding transcription termination factor, mitochondrial isoform X4 — protein sequence MLRNLVRSFECTLNLQRHTQAARLLNRSTTARRALFTQYECESRSKNKQPVLATATARLSSHVTPPSSEADNEYVPYRAEVESGSRLGILSAALRERFRLTEDQVKRIVNDEQVQRSYRNRCLTETLDTLMLEGVSKHSFLEYPWLLVLDLKRLGLKLQLIKSMHVRDINHFVPFLRLTVPRLRKLVSALNAESSELPQKNRVYYISEKLDVSPEIVTKYLSKRLFILEMPYEMFEKNLQHMIHYNVSPINILKDLWAFRYTPKSVELRLERAQRAKKDKIMPWMVRCPEPILQRSLKLSLDELKVLGKFSSVVEYVAHRLGFTVSETKAIMDRHPQVHTVRVTKIKEVLDYLLDEAKFTRFEIAQVPRILCHSLKTTRQRVEELASFGCRPSSLVILCRSRREYAKFLQQWNNQHDSTPPKATDKHQLSR from the exons ATGTTGCGCAACCTAGTGCGCAGCTTTGAATGCACGCTCAATCTGCAGCGCCACACTCAAGCAGCACGCCTGCTAAATAGATCAACAACTGCACGCCGTGCACTCTTTACACAATACGAATGCGAGAGTCGCTCGAAAAACAAGCAGCCAGTGTTGGCTACGGCAACGGCCAGGCTTAGTAGCCATGTCACGCCCCCGTCCAGCGAGGCGGACAATGAGTATGTGCCGTATCGTGCGGAGGTGGAATCAGGCAGTCGCCTGGGTATCTTAAGTGCAGCACTACGGGAACGCTTTCGCCTCACGGAAGATCAAGTGAAGCGTATTGTGAACGATGAGCAAGTGCAGCGCAGCTATCGCAATCGCTGCCTAACTGAAACGCTGGACACGCTAATGCTAGAGGGCGTCAGCAAGCACAGTTTCTTGGAATATCCCTGGCTGCTGGTCTTAGATCTGA AACGTCTGGGCCTCAAGCTACAGCTAATTAAATCCATGCATGTGCGCGACATTAACCACTTTGTTCCCTTTCTGCGTCTCACGGTGCCACGCCTGCGCAAGCTGGTAAGCGCTTTGAATGCAGAATCCAGCGAATTACCGCAAAAGAATCGTGTTTACTACATCAGTGAGAAACTGGACGTTAGTCCAGAAATAGTCACCAAATATCTGTCGAAACGACTGTTCATACTGGAAATGCCATATGAAATGTTTGAGAAGAACTTACAGCACATGATACACTACAATGTATCGCCCATCAATATACTAAAAGATCTGTGGGCCTTTCGCTATACGCCCAAATCGGTGGAGCTGCGCTTGGAGCGCGCTCAACGTGCCAAAAAGGATAAAATAATGCCGTGGATGGTGCGTTGCCCGGAACCTATACTGCAACG CTCGCTGAAGCTATCGCTGGACGAGCTGAAAGTCTTGGGCAAATTCTCCTCTGTGGTGGAGTATGTAGCGCATCGTTTGGGCTTTACCGTTAGCGAAACAAAGGCCATTATGGACCGACATCCGCAAGTGCATACAGTACGCGTTACCAAG ATTAAAGAAGTGCTGGACTATTTGCTTGATGAGGCCAAATTTACGCGCTTTGAAATAGCTCAAGTGCCGCGCATTTTATGCCACAGCCTAAAGACAACACGGCAGCGCGTTGAGGAGTTGGCATCGTTTGGCTGTCGACCCTCCTCGCTGGTCATATTGTGCCGCAGCAGGCGGGAATATGCCAAATTTTTGCAACAATGGAACAATCAGCATGACAGTACGCCCCCAAAGGCAACCGATAAACATCAGTTGAGTAG
- the mTTF gene encoding transcription termination factor, mitochondrial isoform X3 — protein MLRNLVRSFECTLNLQRHTQAARLLNRSTTARRALFTQYECESRSKNKQPVLATATARLSSHVTPPSSEADNEYVPYRAEVESGSRLGILSAALRERFRLTEDQVKRIVNDEQVQRSYRNRCLTETLDTLMLEGVSKHSFLEYPWLLVLDLKRLGLKLQLIKSMHVRDINHFVPFLRLTVPRLRKLVSALNAESSELPQKNRVYYISEKLDVSPEIVTKYLSKRLFILEMPYEMFEKNLQHMIHYNVSPINILKDLWAFRYTPKSVELRLERAQRAKKDKIMPWMVRCPEPILQRSLKLSLDELKVLGKFSSVVEYVAHRLGFTVSETKAIMDRHPQVHTVRVTKIKEVLDYLLDEAKFTRFEIAQVPRILCHSLKTTRQRVEELASFGCRPSSLVILCRSRREYAKFLQQWNNQHDSTPPKATDKHQLSRIYQYNL, from the exons ATGTTGCGCAACCTAGTGCGCAGCTTTGAATGCACGCTCAATCTGCAGCGCCACACTCAAGCAGCACGCCTGCTAAATAGATCAACAACTGCACGCCGTGCACTCTTTACACAATACGAATGCGAGAGTCGCTCGAAAAACAAGCAGCCAGTGTTGGCTACGGCAACGGCCAGGCTTAGTAGCCATGTCACGCCCCCGTCCAGCGAGGCGGACAATGAGTATGTGCCGTATCGTGCGGAGGTGGAATCAGGCAGTCGCCTGGGTATCTTAAGTGCAGCACTACGGGAACGCTTTCGCCTCACGGAAGATCAAGTGAAGCGTATTGTGAACGATGAGCAAGTGCAGCGCAGCTATCGCAATCGCTGCCTAACTGAAACGCTGGACACGCTAATGCTAGAGGGCGTCAGCAAGCACAGTTTCTTGGAATATCCCTGGCTGCTGGTCTTAGATCTGA AACGTCTGGGCCTCAAGCTACAGCTAATTAAATCCATGCATGTGCGCGACATTAACCACTTTGTTCCCTTTCTGCGTCTCACGGTGCCACGCCTGCGCAAGCTGGTAAGCGCTTTGAATGCAGAATCCAGCGAATTACCGCAAAAGAATCGTGTTTACTACATCAGTGAGAAACTGGACGTTAGTCCAGAAATAGTCACCAAATATCTGTCGAAACGACTGTTCATACTGGAAATGCCATATGAAATGTTTGAGAAGAACTTACAGCACATGATACACTACAATGTATCGCCCATCAATATACTAAAAGATCTGTGGGCCTTTCGCTATACGCCCAAATCGGTGGAGCTGCGCTTGGAGCGCGCTCAACGTGCCAAAAAGGATAAAATAATGCCGTGGATGGTGCGTTGCCCGGAACCTATACTGCAACG CTCGCTGAAGCTATCGCTGGACGAGCTGAAAGTCTTGGGCAAATTCTCCTCTGTGGTGGAGTATGTAGCGCATCGTTTGGGCTTTACCGTTAGCGAAACAAAGGCCATTATGGACCGACATCCGCAAGTGCATACAGTACGCGTTACCAAG ATTAAAGAAGTGCTGGACTATTTGCTTGATGAGGCCAAATTTACGCGCTTTGAAATAGCTCAAGTGCCGCGCATTTTATGCCACAGCCTAAAGACAACACGGCAGCGCGTTGAGGAGTTGGCATCGTTTGGCTGTCGACCCTCCTCGCTGGTCATATTGTGCCGCAGCAGGCGGGAATATGCCAAATTTTTGCAACAATGGAACAATCAGCATGACAGTACGCCCCCAAAGGCAACCGATAAACATCAGTTGAGTAG AATTTACCAATACAACTTGTAA